The following are from one region of the Deltaproteobacteria bacterium genome:
- the ccsB gene encoding c-type cytochrome biogenesis protein CcsB, protein MTQFFLGLALALVLFAAGGFVVHIVTQRKVIYRWSYRILFSGFAVLTLYLGLRYYDLGAAPVLTLKSSLVFFAWAVIGACLLFQLRFKLMVLSSFATPLAACLLIVSSALPGGEAIVKPMYKSLWLTIHVGTIFMGNGIFALTFLAAIMYLIQERQIKKKQFGGFFNRLPSLATLDAVNHYTLIYGFPLLTVGMVTGAIYAQYALGSYWRWDPKEIWSLITWLFYATLLHERLAVGWRGRRAAILSIAAFMVLIFTFVGASLWLSDYHSFKTLRGGMTP, encoded by the coding sequence ATGACCCAATTTTTCCTCGGTCTGGCCCTTGCCCTGGTCCTGTTCGCAGCGGGTGGCTTCGTTGTTCATATAGTCACACAGCGGAAGGTGATATACCGGTGGTCATATCGCATCCTGTTTTCGGGCTTCGCCGTTTTGACCCTTTATTTGGGACTTCGCTATTATGATCTTGGGGCGGCACCCGTTTTGACCCTGAAGTCAAGCCTGGTTTTTTTCGCCTGGGCCGTGATCGGGGCCTGTCTCCTTTTTCAGCTCCGGTTCAAGTTGATGGTTTTAAGCTCCTTTGCCACTCCTCTTGCAGCCTGCCTTTTGATCGTATCTTCCGCCCTTCCCGGAGGAGAGGCGATCGTAAAGCCCATGTACAAAAGCCTCTGGCTCACCATCCACGTGGGAACGATTTTCATGGGCAACGGCATATTCGCCCTGACTTTCCTGGCGGCGATCATGTACCTGATTCAGGAACGTCAGATCAAGAAAAAGCAATTCGGCGGTTTTTTCAACCGACTGCCTTCCCTGGCAACATTGGATGCCGTTAACCATTATACCCTGATCTATGGTTTCCCTCTCTTGACCGTGGGGATGGTCACAGGGGCGATCTATGCACAGTACGCCCTTGGGAGCTATTGGAGATGGGATCCCAAGGAAATCTGGTCCCTGATCACCTGGCTCTTTTATGCCACATTGCTCCATGAACGACTGGCGGTGGGCTGGCGCGGGCGCCGGGCCGCGATCCTCTCCATCGCCGCATTCATGGTCTTGATTTTCACCTTTGTTGGTGCCAGCCTGTGGCTGAGCGACTACCACAGCTTCAAAACCCTGAGGGGCGGAATGACGCCATGA
- a CDS encoding bifunctional precorrin-2 dehydrogenase/sirohydrochlorin ferrochelatase, with translation MFYYPICLDLQGKTALVVGGGKVAERKIATLLEYGAKVLVVSKELSSDLDQRVREGKITYLGEDFSDTLLEGVFVVIAATDDPNLNRLVSRVAKKKGLLVNAVDQPADCNFIVPSILRRGHLCIAVSTSGKSPAMAKKVREDLEALFGPEYESLLNLLASLREVVLARGRTGEENKRIFQGIVYSPVLDYLREQKWDELTSLLNKLLDARFSAEDVRRMAASG, from the coding sequence ATGTTCTATTACCCGATTTGTTTGGACCTGCAAGGAAAGACCGCTCTCGTGGTGGGAGGGGGAAAGGTGGCGGAACGTAAAATCGCCACTTTACTTGAATACGGTGCCAAGGTCCTCGTTGTTTCAAAGGAATTGAGTTCGGACCTTGATCAACGGGTCCGGGAGGGGAAGATAACTTACCTTGGTGAGGATTTTTCCGATACTCTCCTGGAAGGCGTTTTCGTGGTGATTGCTGCAACGGATGACCCGAACCTCAACCGGTTGGTGAGCCGGGTCGCGAAGAAAAAGGGACTCCTGGTCAACGCCGTGGATCAACCCGCTGATTGCAACTTCATTGTCCCGTCTATTCTTCGAAGGGGGCACCTGTGCATAGCCGTTTCCACCTCCGGGAAGAGTCCTGCAATGGCCAAGAAGGTGAGGGAGGATCTGGAGGCCCTCTTCGGTCCGGAGTATGAGTCCTTATTGAACCTGCTGGCAAGTCTTCGGGAAGTGGTCCTCGCCAGGGGACGCACCGGGGAGGAAAACAAGCGGATTTTCCAGGGCATCGTTTATTCTCCCGTATTGGATTACCTCAGGGAACAGAAGTGGGATGAACTGACGTCCCTGCTGAACAAGTTGCTGGATGCCCGCTTCTCTGCAGAGGATGTCCGCCGCATGGCTGCTTCCGGATAA
- a CDS encoding radical SAM protein, which produces MGKQLCFEQGPIRPPNEARSLLIRVTRNCPWNQCLFCPVYKKKKFSLRSVQEIKEDIQAARDIADDIKALSWRLGSSGRVDEEVVSRIFGDPNLGDHYRSIAAWLYYGTGSCFLQDADNLIMKTDDLVEVLVFLREKFPEITRVTTYSRSRTIHRKSLDELIRLREAGLDRVHVGMESGYDPVLKFVKKGVSADRHIDAGRKVMESGLELSEYVMPGLGGQDMWREHAVESARVLNQINPHFIRLRSLRVPERVPLFEKLKSGEFKMQTDDMLAEEIRVFIEHLDGITSMVTSDHIMNLLEEVTGKLPQDKEKMLDVIRRYQELPDRERLIYRVGRRGGAYRSTDDLNRDPLTYKKIENLVSELESKGGREAVEEYIRDMVDQYI; this is translated from the coding sequence ATGGGAAAGCAGCTTTGTTTTGAACAAGGCCCCATCCGGCCTCCGAACGAGGCGAGGAGTCTTCTTATCAGGGTGACCAGAAATTGCCCTTGGAACCAATGCCTTTTTTGTCCCGTTTACAAGAAAAAGAAGTTCTCCCTGAGGTCGGTCCAGGAAATAAAAGAAGACATCCAGGCGGCCCGGGATATTGCGGATGACATCAAGGCCCTTTCCTGGAGGCTTGGAAGCAGCGGCCGCGTTGACGAAGAGGTGGTGAGCCGTATCTTCGGGGACCCCAACCTCGGCGATCATTACAGGAGCATTGCTGCCTGGCTTTACTACGGGACGGGTTCCTGTTTCCTGCAGGACGCGGATAACTTGATCATGAAAACGGATGATCTGGTGGAGGTCCTGGTGTTTTTAAGGGAGAAATTCCCTGAAATCACCCGGGTGACCACCTATTCCAGGTCCCGTACGATCCATAGGAAAAGCCTGGATGAACTCATTCGGCTTCGGGAAGCCGGCCTTGACAGGGTCCACGTCGGCATGGAATCCGGCTATGATCCGGTTTTGAAGTTTGTCAAGAAGGGAGTTTCCGCCGACCGCCACATTGATGCCGGACGTAAAGTCATGGAATCCGGCCTGGAGCTCTCGGAGTATGTCATGCCCGGGCTGGGAGGCCAGGATATGTGGCGGGAGCACGCCGTGGAATCCGCCCGGGTCCTGAACCAGATCAACCCCCATTTTATTCGCCTGAGGAGCCTTCGGGTACCGGAAAGGGTCCCTTTATTTGAAAAGCTGAAGTCCGGCGAATTCAAGATGCAGACCGATGACATGCTTGCGGAAGAAATCAGGGTATTCATCGAGCACCTGGATGGTATCACCAGCATGGTGACAAGCGACCATATCATGAATCTCCTCGAGGAAGTGACCGGGAAGCTCCCCCAGGACAAGGAAAAGATGCTGGACGTCATACGGAGATACCAAGAGCTTCCCGACAGGGAGCGCCTTATTTACAGGGTGGGAAGAAGAGGAGGCGCTTACCGTTCCACGGACGATTTGAATCGTGATCCCTTAACTTACAAAAAGATTGAAAATCTCGTAAGCGAGTTGGAATCAAAGGGAGGAAGGGAGGCAGTGGAGGAATATATAAGGGATATGGTGGATCAGTACATTTGA
- a CDS encoding RsmB/NOP family class I SAM-dependent RNA methyltransferase: MDLFCEYADIIPDFPLFQASLRKPLPVHLRFNSLKIDPDALLFLLEEEGVQLEQSLPWTDTLFLARNLDSPGNLLEYFLGYIHPQALTSCLPPLVLDPAPGSFVLDMCASPGGKTSQLAQLMENSGIIIANELFWTRHVPLAHTLARLGVLNAVITAYQAQEFPLRNRFDYVLADVPCSGEGRFRSTGREVFHRLGKKEKKLPEVQKRILLRGFDLLRPGGEMVYSTCTYNPEENEAVVDFLLKNRDAALLPIHLDLPGEPGIEEWKGKRYEKDVRYAVRLYPHRVDSVGFFMARIGRKA; encoded by the coding sequence ATGGACCTTTTTTGTGAATATGCGGATATTATACCGGATTTTCCACTTTTCCAGGCATCTCTCAGGAAACCTCTCCCTGTACACCTCCGATTCAACAGCCTCAAGATCGATCCAGACGCTCTTCTTTTCCTTTTGGAAGAAGAGGGTGTCCAGCTTGAACAGAGCCTTCCCTGGACCGATACCCTTTTTTTAGCCCGAAACCTGGATTCTCCGGGCAATCTGTTGGAATATTTCCTTGGATACATCCATCCACAGGCCCTTACTTCCTGTCTCCCGCCCCTCGTGTTGGACCCGGCACCAGGTTCCTTTGTTTTGGACATGTGCGCATCCCCCGGTGGAAAAACGTCCCAATTGGCGCAACTCATGGAAAACAGTGGTATCATCATAGCCAATGAGTTATTTTGGACCCGGCACGTCCCCCTCGCTCATACCCTGGCGCGGCTCGGTGTATTGAACGCCGTCATCACCGCATACCAGGCGCAGGAATTTCCCCTTAGAAATCGGTTTGATTACGTGCTGGCCGATGTCCCCTGTTCCGGAGAAGGACGCTTCCGTTCGACCGGAAGGGAGGTTTTTCATCGGCTTGGGAAGAAAGAAAAGAAACTCCCGGAAGTTCAGAAAAGGATTCTCTTGAGGGGGTTCGACCTTTTGAGGCCGGGGGGAGAGATGGTTTATTCCACCTGCACTTACAACCCGGAGGAAAACGAAGCAGTGGTGGATTTCCTGTTGAAGAACAGGGATGCCGCACTGTTGCCCATCCATCTGGACCTCCCCGGCGAACCCGGAATCGAGGAATGGAAGGGAAAAAGATATGAAAAGGATGTCCGATACGCCGTCCGACTCTATCCCCACCGGGTGGACTCGGTGGGATTCTTCATGGCCCGAATCGGCAGGAAAGCTTGA
- a CDS encoding acyl-CoA dehydrogenase, which translates to MAYQLTEEQKMIQAMVRDFARSEIMPTASERDKTREFPREILRQMGELGLMGMNVPVEYGGAGVDTVSYSLALQEVAYACASTAVVMSVHNSVACGPIYLFGSDYLKETYLKPLASGQKIGSFALTEPGAGSDPASQKTKAVRDGDSYIINGRKTFITTGKNSDVTVVTAYTDREKKHKGISAFVVEKGTPGFIVGKEEDKMGLRASDTTELIFEDCRVPAENLLGVEGDGFIIAMTSLDGGRIGIASQSVGLAQACLDAAVSYAKERIQFNRPISQFQGIRWMIADMATQIEAARLLTFNAAAMKDRGEPFTAAASMAKVYASEMANRVAYTALQIHGGYGYIKEYPVERYYRDARVFTLYEGTSEIQRKVIANHVIGRKG; encoded by the coding sequence ATGGCCTATCAACTTACCGAGGAACAAAAGATGATCCAGGCTATGGTCAGGGATTTCGCCAGGTCCGAGATCATGCCCACCGCTTCGGAAAGAGACAAAACAAGGGAATTTCCACGGGAGATTCTTAGACAGATGGGTGAACTGGGACTGATGGGGATGAATGTCCCGGTCGAGTACGGGGGTGCCGGGGTGGATACCGTGAGCTATTCCCTGGCCCTTCAGGAAGTGGCTTATGCCTGTGCCTCCACCGCGGTTGTCATGTCGGTTCACAATTCCGTGGCATGCGGGCCTATCTACCTTTTTGGATCGGATTACCTGAAGGAGACCTACCTCAAGCCTTTGGCATCCGGGCAAAAAATTGGGTCCTTCGCGCTCACGGAACCCGGTGCGGGATCCGACCCAGCAAGCCAGAAGACAAAGGCGGTCAGGGACGGAGACAGTTATATCATCAATGGCAGGAAAACCTTCATAACCACGGGAAAGAACTCAGATGTGACCGTTGTAACGGCTTATACGGACAGAGAAAAAAAACATAAGGGTATCAGCGCCTTTGTCGTGGAAAAGGGGACCCCGGGCTTTATCGTGGGTAAGGAAGAGGACAAGATGGGTTTGCGGGCCTCCGATACCACTGAACTCATTTTCGAGGACTGCCGGGTGCCTGCTGAAAACTTGCTTGGAGTGGAGGGGGATGGCTTTATTATCGCCATGACTTCCCTGGACGGGGGCCGAATCGGTATCGCTTCGCAATCCGTGGGTCTGGCCCAGGCCTGCCTTGACGCGGCCGTGAGCTATGCCAAGGAGAGGATACAATTCAACCGGCCCATTTCCCAGTTTCAGGGTATTCGCTGGATGATAGCCGACATGGCGACGCAGATAGAGGCTGCGCGGCTCCTGACCTTCAATGCAGCGGCCATGAAGGATCGGGGGGAGCCTTTCACGGCCGCCGCATCCATGGCCAAGGTCTATGCCTCTGAAATGGCCAACAGGGTGGCTTACACAGCCCTTCAGATCCACGGTGGTTATGGATATATCAAGGAATATCCGGTGGAGCGCTATTACCGGGACGCCCGGGTTTTTACCCTCTATGAGGGGACTTCGGAGATTCAACGCAAGGTGATCGCCAATCACGTTATCGGCCGAAAGGGATAA
- a CDS encoding helix-turn-helix transcriptional regulator, giving the protein MAARKKSMPLGKRLMRLRRDRKLTLKHMANETGLTTQYISQVEKGEVLPPVGVVLQLSKALGIDSGILLQEEKKQAEETSDQAYQRRTEAYSYRTLTPEARHKHLKAFKVFIDPLSHHEGVSYRHAGEEFIYVLKGKIEVKVGENSNILGPDQSLHFNSAVVHKLRNLSEEKAELLVVLYTP; this is encoded by the coding sequence ATGGCGGCACGGAAAAAAAGTATGCCTCTCGGAAAGAGGCTGATGAGATTGAGACGGGACAGGAAGTTGACCTTGAAGCACATGGCCAATGAGACAGGCCTTACCACTCAATATATCTCTCAGGTGGAAAAAGGAGAAGTGCTGCCCCCGGTCGGCGTAGTGCTGCAGCTTTCCAAGGCCCTCGGCATTGATTCGGGAATCCTGCTCCAGGAAGAAAAAAAGCAGGCCGAGGAAACTTCCGATCAGGCCTACCAGCGGAGAACCGAGGCCTATTCATACAGGACCCTTACCCCAGAGGCCCGTCACAAGCACTTGAAGGCGTTCAAGGTGTTCATCGACCCTCTTTCCCACCATGAGGGAGTCAGCTATCGACATGCGGGGGAGGAGTTTATCTACGTTCTGAAGGGGAAGATCGAGGTCAAGGTGGGAGAAAATTCAAATATCCTTGGTCCCGATCAATCTCTCCACTTCAACTCCGCCGTGGTACATAAGCTCAGAAACCTGAGCGAGGAAAAAGCGGAACTCCTCGTAGTGCTTTATACTCCCTGA
- the meaB gene encoding methylmalonyl Co-A mutase-associated GTPase MeaB → MGDAVEKVVAGDIRAVARLIRDIDDGVPYVRETLKALYPYTGKGYVVGITGAPGVGKSTLVDQMITHLRKRDKTVGVLAVDPTSPFSGGAILGDRVRMQRHSLDEGVFIRSLATRGHFGGLTQSTRSAITVLDAMGKDYILVETVGVGQDEVDVVRNAQTTVVVVIPGMGDDIQAIKAGILEVADIFVINKANREGADKTYNELRQMIEMGRAQREEAHWIPPILKTEALFDKGTEELLEEIERHRKHLEETPGPRDQEKKRARVESELADMIKSRLIEEGLSRIREKGDFDRAVEAVLQGKEDPYSVCDELVIKILAGTR, encoded by the coding sequence ATGGGAGATGCCGTTGAAAAGGTCGTCGCCGGCGACATAAGGGCCGTTGCACGCCTGATCCGCGATATCGACGACGGGGTGCCGTATGTCAGGGAAACTCTCAAGGCCCTTTACCCTTATACAGGAAAAGGTTATGTGGTCGGAATCACAGGGGCGCCGGGAGTGGGAAAGAGTACCCTAGTGGACCAGATGATTACTCATCTGAGAAAGAGGGACAAGACAGTGGGTGTCCTAGCGGTGGACCCTACCAGCCCTTTCAGTGGCGGGGCCATTCTCGGGGACAGGGTCCGGATGCAGCGGCACAGCCTGGACGAGGGAGTGTTCATTCGATCCCTGGCCACCCGCGGACACTTCGGCGGTCTCACACAGTCCACCCGCAGCGCCATCACCGTGCTGGACGCCATGGGAAAGGATTATATCCTGGTGGAAACCGTCGGCGTGGGCCAGGACGAAGTGGACGTGGTGCGGAATGCCCAGACGACAGTGGTGGTCGTGATTCCGGGAATGGGGGATGACATTCAGGCCATAAAGGCGGGAATCTTGGAGGTGGCGGATATCTTCGTGATCAACAAGGCGAACCGTGAAGGAGCCGACAAGACTTACAACGAGCTTCGCCAGATGATCGAGATGGGACGAGCCCAAAGAGAAGAGGCCCACTGGATTCCTCCGATTCTCAAGACGGAAGCCCTCTTTGACAAAGGAACAGAGGAACTGCTCGAGGAGATCGAGAGACACCGGAAACACCTTGAAGAGACTCCCGGTCCTCGGGATCAGGAAAAAAAACGGGCAAGGGTGGAGTCGGAGCTTGCTGACATGATCAAGAGTCGGTTGATTGAGGAAGGCCTCTCTCGAATCCGTGAAAAGGGGGATTTCGACCGGGCCGTGGAGGCGGTGCTTCAGGGAAAGGAAGACCCATACAGCGTGTGCGACGAGCTCGTAATCAAGATCCTCGCGGGCACTAGATAG
- a CDS encoding cobalamin B12-binding domain-containing protein yields the protein MQRERRLRVMVAKPGLDGHDRGARIIARAFRDGGFEVIYTGLHQTPEEIVEAAIQEDVDMIGLSSLAGAHMYLFPRVVDLLKEKGADDIVVCGGGIIPEEDIPRLKEAGIKEIFTPGSPLTEIVQWVRENVKARSE from the coding sequence ATGCAGAGGGAGCGGCGACTTAGGGTAATGGTTGCTAAACCGGGATTGGACGGACACGACCGGGGAGCCCGTATCATCGCCAGGGCCTTCAGGGATGGGGGATTCGAGGTCATATATACGGGGCTCCACCAGACACCGGAAGAGATCGTAGAGGCCGCCATCCAGGAGGACGTGGATATGATCGGACTCTCCAGCTTGGCCGGGGCCCACATGTATTTATTTCCCAGGGTCGTGGATCTGTTAAAGGAGAAGGGGGCGGATGACATCGTCGTGTGCGGAGGCGGAATTATTCCGGAAGAAGACATCCCGCGGCTGAAGGAGGCGGGGATCAAGGAAATATTCACACCAGGGTCCCCTTTGACGGAGATCGTTCAATGGGTCAGGGAAAACGTGAAAGCGAGGTCTGAATAG